The Mycolicibacterium parafortuitum nucleotide sequence CGATCGACTCCAGTAGGTCGGCCCCACTGCCCCCGGGCAGGTCGGTGCGGCCCACCGATGACCGGAACAGCGTGTCACCGGTGAACGCGACCCGCTGATGAACCTGCTCGACCCGGAACACCACCGAGCCCTTGGTGTGGCCCGGGGTGTGGTCGACGACGACGGTGATGCCGCCGCCCAGCTCGATCTTGTCGCCGTCGCGATCGAGTTCGAGCACCTGCTTGGGTTCCCGGAACACCGGGCTCAGCGCGAGCCGTCCCAGCCCGGCCAGGAAACCCTGCCCGAGGCTGCCGATCGGATCGGTGAGCATGTACCGGTCGGCCGGATGGACGTAGGTCGGGCACCCGAACGTGTCGGACACCTTCTGGGCCGACCACATGTGGTCGATGTGGCCGTGTGTCAGCAGCACCGCCGCCGGCGTCAGGCGGTTCTCGTCGAGGATCCGGCGAAGCGGACCCATCGCCCGCTGACCCGGGTCGACGACGATCGCGTCGGCGCCCTGCCGCGGGGCCAGCACATAGCAATTGCATGCCAGGATGCCGGCCGGGAATCCGGTGATCAACACGCTCTCCAGCTTCCCATGCCCAGGTCGGCGCCCTGTTCGCGAGGGTCGCGCGCTCGCACTCAGCGGCAACTGGCACACTCGGACCCGACCGGAACGACTGCCAAGGAGGACACCGGCCGTGCCGACGAACGAACAACGGCGTGCAACTGCCAAGCGCAAGCTGGAGCGTCAGCTCGAGCATCGGGCAGAACGCGAACGCAAGCGCCGCCAGTACACGATCATCGGGTCCGCGGTCGGGGCGGTTCTCGTCGTCGCCGCCGTCGTCGCGACGATCGTGCTCGTCAACCGCGATTCGGGCAGCCAGACCGCCTCCGCGTCGACCAGCACCACGCAGACGTCCTCGCCGTTCGACGTACCGCCGCCGCCGCAGGCGGGCGCACTGCCCGAGTTCACCGCAGCCGAGGGCCTGGGCGGCAACTGCCAGTACCCGAAGGCGGCCGAGGCGGCCAGCAAGCCGAACAACCCGCCGCGCACCGGCAAGGTGCCGACGGACCCCGCCGAGGTCAGCGCCAGCATGGAGACCAACCAGGGCAACATCGGACTGCTGCTGGACAACGGCAAGTCCCCGTGCACGGTCAACAGCTTCGCCAGCCTGGCCCAGCAGGGCTACTTCAACGACACCCCCTGCCACCGGCTGACCACCAGCGATTCGCTTGGCGTGCTGCAGTGCGGCGACCCGACCGGCGAAGGCACCGGCGGCCCGGGCTACGAGTTCGCCAACGAGTACCCGACCGACCAGTTCCAGCCCGACGACCCGAAGCTCGGCGAACCCGTCGTCTACCCGCGAGGCACACTCGCGATGGCCAATGCCGGCCCGGGCACCAACGGCAGCCAGTTCTTCCTCGTCTACCGGGACTCGCAGCTGCCCCCGCAGTACACGGTGTTCGGCAAGATCGACGACACCGGGCTGGCGACTCTGGACAAGATCGCCGAAGCCGGCGTCGACGGCGGGGGCCCCGACGGCCCGCCCGCCCTTGCGACAACCGTCAAGAAGATCCAGCTCGACTAGTTCTTTCGTCACCGAGCAGGCACAAACTCGCACGACACGC carries:
- a CDS encoding peptidylprolyl isomerase — encoded protein: MPTNEQRRATAKRKLERQLEHRAERERKRRQYTIIGSAVGAVLVVAAVVATIVLVNRDSGSQTASASTSTTQTSSPFDVPPPPQAGALPEFTAAEGLGGNCQYPKAAEAASKPNNPPRTGKVPTDPAEVSASMETNQGNIGLLLDNGKSPCTVNSFASLAQQGYFNDTPCHRLTTSDSLGVLQCGDPTGEGTGGPGYEFANEYPTDQFQPDDPKLGEPVVYPRGTLAMANAGPGTNGSQFFLVYRDSQLPPQYTVFGKIDDTGLATLDKIAEAGVDGGGPDGPPALATTVKKIQLD
- a CDS encoding MBL fold metallo-hydrolase, encoding MLITGFPAGILACNCYVLAPRQGADAIVVDPGQRAMGPLRRILDENRLTPAAVLLTHGHIDHMWSAQKVSDTFGCPTYVHPADRYMLTDPIGSLGQGFLAGLGRLALSPVFREPKQVLELDRDGDKIELGGGITVVVDHTPGHTKGSVVFRVEQVHQRVAFTGDTLFRSSVGRTDLPGGSGADLLESIVTKLLVLDDDTLVLPGHGERSTIGIERHTNPFLEGLTP